A section of the Triticum dicoccoides isolate Atlit2015 ecotype Zavitan chromosome 7A, WEW_v2.0, whole genome shotgun sequence genome encodes:
- the LOC119327915 gene encoding sucrose synthase 1-like, protein MAAKLTRLHSLRERLGATFSSHPNELIALFSRYVHQGKGMLQRHQMLAEFDELFESDKEKYAPFEDILRAAQEAIVLPPWVALAIRPRPGVWDYIRVNVSELAVEELTVSEYLAFKEQLVDEHASSKFVLELDFEPFNASFPRPSMSKSIGNGVQFLNRHLSSKLFQDKESLYPLLNFLKAHNYKGTTMMLNDRIQSLRGLQSALRKAEEYLVSIPEDTPSSEFNHRFQELGLEKGWGDTAKRVHDTIHLLLDLLEAPDPASLEKFLGTIPMMFNVVILSPHGYFAQSNVLGYPDTGGQVVYILDQVRALENEMLLRIKQQGLDITPKILIVTRLLPDAVGTTCGQRLEKVIGTEHTDILRVPFRTENGILRKWISRFDVWPYLETYTEDVANELMREMQTKPDLIIGNYSDGNLVATLLAHKLGVTQCTIAHALEKTKYPNSDIYLDKFDSQYHFSCQFTADLIAMNHTDFIITSTFQEIAGSKDSVGQYESHIAFTLPDLYRVVHGIDVFDPKFNIVSPGADMTVYFPYTETDKRLTAFHSEIEELLYSDVENDEHKFVLKDRNKPIIFSMARLDRVKNMTGLVEMYGKNAHLKDLANLVIVAGDHGKESKDREEQAEFKRMYSLIEEYKLKGHIRWISAQMNRVRNGELYRYICDTKGAFVQPAFYEAFGLTVIEAMTCGLPTIATCHGGPAEIIVNGVSGLHIDPYHSDKAADILVNFFEKCSEDPSYWDKMSEGGLKRIYEKYTWKLYSERLMTLTGVYGFWKYVSNLERRETRRYLEMFYALKYRSLAAAVPLAVDGENSDN, encoded by the exons ATGGCTGCCAAGCTGACTCGCCTCCACAGCCTCAGGGAGCGCCTTGGTGCCACCTTCTCCTCCCACCCCAATGAGCTCATTGCACTCTTCTCCAG GTATGTTCACCAGGGCAAAGGCATGCTCCAGCGCCACCAGATGCTTGCTGAGTTTGACGAACTGTTTGAATCCGACAAGGAGAAGTATGCGCCCTTTGAAGACATCCTCCGAGCTGCTCAG GAAGCAATTGTGCTGCCCCCATGGGTTGCACTTGCCATCAGGCCCAGGCCTGGTGTCTGGGACTACATTCGGGTGAATGTTAGTGAGCTCGCTGTTGAAGAGCTCACTGTTTCTGAGTACTTGGCATTCAAGGAACAGCTTGTCGATGAGCA TGCCAGCAGCAAGTTTGTGCTTGAGCTTGATTTTGAGCCTTTCAATGCCTCCTTCCCGCGCCCTTCCATGTCCAAGTCCATCGGAAACGGGGTGCAGTTCCTTAACCGTCACCTGTCTTCCAAGTTGTTCCAGGACAAGGAGAGCCTCTACCCTCTGCTCAACTTCCTGAAAGCCCATAACTACAAGGGCACG ACAATGATGTTGAACGACAGAATTCAGAGCCTTCGCGGTCTCCAGTCAGCCCTTAGGAAGGCAGAAGAGTATCTAGTCAGCATTCCTGAAGACACTCCCAGCTCTGAATTCAACCACAG GTTCCAAGAGCTTGGCTTGGAGAAGGGTTGGGGTGACACCGCAAAGCGTGTACACGACACCATCCATTTGCTTCTGGACCTTCTTGAGGCCCCTGATCCGGCCAGCTTGGAGAAGTTCCTTGgaaccattccaatgatgttcaatGTTGTCATCCTGTCTCCCCATGGATACTTTGCTCAATCCAATGTGTTGGGATACCCTGATACCGGTGGCCAG GTTGTGTACATCTTGGATCAAGTCCGTGCTTTGGAGAATGAGATGCTTCTGAGGATTAAGCAGCAAGGCCTTGATATAACTCCCAAGATCCTCATT GTAACCAGGTTGTTGCCTGATGCTGTTGGAACCACATGTGGCCAGCGGCTGGAGAAGGTCATTGGAACTGAGCACACTGACATTCTCCGTGTTCCATTCAGAACTGAGAATGGGATCCTCCGTAAGTGGATCTCGCGTTTTGATGTCTGGCCATACCTGGAGACATACACCGAG GATGTTGCAAACGAACTCATGAGAGAAATGCAGACCAAGCCTGATTTGATCATTGGCAACTACAGTGATGGTAACCTTGTGGCCACTCTGCTTGCCCATAAATTGGGAGTTACCCAG TGCACCATTGCCCATGCCTTGGAGAAAACCAAGTACCCCAACTCAGACATCTACTTGGACAAATTCGACAGCCAGTATCACTTTTCATGCCAGTTCACAGCTGACCTGATTGCCATGAACCACACTGATTTCATCATCACCAGCACATTCCAGGAAATTGCCGGAAG CAAGGATAGCGTGGGCCAATACGAGTCTCACATTGCTTTCACCCTCCCTGATCTGTACCGGGTTGTCCATGGGATTGACGTGTTTGATCCTAAGTTCAACATCGTCTCTCCTGGAGCAGACATGACTGTCTACTTCCCATACACTGAGACTGACAAGAGGCTCACCGCCTTCCACTCTGAAATTGAGGAGCTCCTGTACAGCGATGTTGAGAACGATGAACACAA ATTTGTGTTGAAGGACAGGAACAAGCCAATCATCTTTTCAATGGCTCGTCTTGACCGTGTGAAGAACATGACTGGCTTGGTTGAGATGTACGGCAAGAATGCACATCTGAAGGATTTGGCGAACCTTGTGATTGTTGCTGGCGACCATGGCAAGGAGTCCAAGGATAGGGAGGAGCAGGCTGAGTTCAAGAGGATGTACAGTCTCATTGAGGAGTACAAGCTGAAGGGCCATATCCGTTGGATCTCTGCTCAGATGAACCGTGTTCGCAATGGTGAGCTGTACCGCTACATCTGTGACACCAAGGGAGCATTTGTGCAG CCTGCATTCTATGAAGCTTTTGGCCTTACTGTCATTGAGGCCATGACATGTGGTCTGCCGACAATTGCGACATGCCACGGTGGCCCTGCTGAAATCATTGTGAATGGGGTGTCTGGTCTGCACATTGATCCTTACCACAGTGACAAGGCCGCAGATATCTTGGTCAACTTCTTTGAGAAGTGCAGCGAGGATCCAAGCTACTGGGACAAAATGTCTGAAGGAGGCCTGAAGAGAATTTATGAGAA GTACACCTGGAAGCTGTACTCAGAGAGGCTGATGACCCTGACCGGTGTGTATGGATTCTGGAAGTACGTGAGCAACCTAGAGAGGCGTGAGACTCGCCGTTACCTTGAGATGTTCTACGCCCTGAAGTACCGCAGCCTG GCTGCTGCAGTTCCATTGGCGGTTGACGGCGAGAACTCCGACAACTAG